In Natronococcus occultus SP4, the following proteins share a genomic window:
- a CDS encoding geranylgeranyl reductase family protein translates to MYDFVVVGVGPAGARFARRAAERGHDVLALEQGTVGTPLACSGHVSTDIWSVAGEDAREELLQNEIYGARFHVGGPRSDAYPFYKEEVASNVIDRVGLDRHLADLAREAGADVREHHSVTSVTEHHDRVEVVASGPDGPVTHEAKMVAGCDGPRSRVRQELGLPEPDELLHGVLAFSEEDDHEDFVDVHLTPPTFFAWRIPRGEAGVEYGLAAPPGVEVTKHFEELIDGYEIDVSHRCSGAIPIGPADRVTSRRGFLIGDAAAQTKPFTGGGILYGTTAADHAAREIDPDRPTSVAAYERAWREDLERDQRLGHWIRRAYSLPEPIQRIGLGALSGEIGVHMDRPTSLVSPTHLKAMLSRLRP, encoded by the coding sequence ATGTATGATTTCGTCGTCGTGGGCGTCGGCCCCGCCGGCGCGCGTTTCGCGCGTCGAGCCGCCGAGCGCGGCCACGACGTCCTCGCCCTGGAGCAGGGGACGGTCGGCACGCCGCTTGCCTGCTCGGGCCACGTCAGTACGGACATCTGGAGCGTAGCGGGCGAGGACGCCCGCGAGGAGCTGCTCCAGAACGAGATCTACGGCGCGCGCTTTCACGTCGGCGGTCCCCGCAGCGACGCCTACCCCTTCTACAAGGAGGAGGTCGCCTCGAACGTCATCGACCGCGTCGGGCTGGATCGTCACCTTGCCGACCTCGCTCGCGAGGCCGGCGCCGACGTCCGGGAACACCATTCGGTCACGAGCGTCACCGAACACCACGACCGCGTCGAGGTCGTGGCGAGCGGACCCGACGGGCCCGTCACCCACGAGGCGAAGATGGTCGCGGGCTGTGACGGCCCGCGCTCGCGGGTCCGCCAGGAGCTCGGACTGCCCGAACCTGACGAGCTGCTCCACGGAGTGCTGGCGTTTTCCGAGGAGGACGATCACGAGGACTTCGTCGACGTCCACCTCACCCCGCCGACGTTTTTCGCTTGGCGGATCCCCCGTGGCGAGGCCGGCGTCGAGTACGGTCTCGCGGCTCCGCCGGGCGTCGAGGTGACCAAACACTTCGAGGAGCTGATCGACGGCTACGAGATCGACGTTTCCCACCGGTGTTCGGGGGCGATTCCGATCGGCCCTGCGGATCGAGTGACGAGCCGTCGGGGCTTTCTGATCGGTGACGCCGCAGCCCAGACCAAACCGTTCACCGGCGGCGGGATCCTCTACGGGACGACGGCCGCGGACCACGCGGCCCGCGAGATTGACCCCGATCGGCCGACATCCGTCGCGGCCTACGAGCGCGCCTGGCGCGAGGACCTGGAACGCGACCAGCGGCTGGGGCACTGGATCCGTCGGGCCTACTCGCTGCCCGAGCCGATCCAGCGGATCGGGCTGGGCGCGCTGTCGGGCGAGATCGGCGTCCACATGGATCGTCCGACGTCGCTGGTCTCGCCGACCCACCTGAAGGCGATGCTGTCGCGGCTTCGGCCGTGA
- a CDS encoding MATE family efflux transporter, with protein MTERLAAIAAFVASVLERLGIIDAERLRPTVELAWPRIVTGVAIMSKQTADLAMVGIAVGTTGTAGLAFALAYWEIVAMLGLGLAGGTVSLVSQNYGGAENERASLVVTQSVILAVVLSMPLAAAFLLVPDTLIGLFDGDAESLAHGRTYLVYVAPAVLFEILNLIASRTYTGVGDTFTEMMARAGGAVLNVVLSALFIFGLEMGVAGAALGTTLSTGFVTAVLGWGMVGRSYGALGMEPSPVPITREGPWLEAGVIRELVEISAPEIGRRLAQGIVVFPLLWIAASFGPVVVTALEVGRRVRSLINSVNWGMGLASSSLVGQHLGANEVEEAGAYGEGIVRLSTVCYVGIAAVVLAFAEPIAGLFVSEPAEVSLAATFVAVGAVSAIGLGVDGAAAGALLGAGDTRLPLVASLIGRYLFALPAAALGLVTPLGVGGLYLAFLLETYVPGGINYWLFRRGRWKAVSRRYRPDAEAE; from the coding sequence ATGACCGAACGGCTGGCGGCCATCGCCGCGTTCGTGGCGAGCGTCCTCGAGCGGCTGGGGATCATCGACGCCGAGCGACTGCGCCCGACGGTCGAGCTGGCCTGGCCCCGGATCGTCACCGGGGTTGCGATCATGTCCAAACAGACGGCTGACCTCGCGATGGTCGGGATCGCCGTCGGCACCACCGGGACCGCGGGACTGGCCTTTGCGCTTGCCTACTGGGAGATCGTCGCGATGCTCGGACTCGGCCTGGCGGGCGGGACCGTCAGCCTCGTCTCCCAGAACTACGGCGGGGCAGAGAACGAACGGGCGTCGCTGGTCGTCACCCAGAGCGTGATACTCGCCGTCGTTCTCTCGATGCCGCTTGCGGCCGCGTTCCTGCTCGTCCCCGACACACTGATCGGCCTGTTCGACGGCGACGCGGAGTCGCTGGCTCACGGCCGCACCTACCTCGTCTACGTCGCGCCCGCCGTGCTCTTCGAGATCCTCAACCTGATCGCCAGTCGCACCTACACCGGTGTCGGCGACACCTTCACCGAGATGATGGCCCGCGCGGGCGGCGCGGTGCTGAACGTCGTGCTCAGCGCCCTCTTCATCTTCGGCCTCGAGATGGGCGTCGCGGGCGCCGCGCTCGGGACGACCCTCTCGACGGGGTTCGTCACGGCCGTCCTCGGGTGGGGGATGGTCGGACGCTCCTACGGTGCGCTCGGGATGGAGCCAAGCCCCGTCCCGATCACCCGCGAGGGGCCGTGGCTCGAAGCGGGCGTGATCCGCGAGCTCGTCGAGATCTCGGCCCCGGAGATCGGCCGCCGGCTCGCTCAGGGAATCGTCGTCTTCCCGCTGCTGTGGATCGCGGCTTCCTTCGGCCCGGTCGTCGTCACCGCCCTGGAGGTCGGTCGCCGCGTCCGCAGCCTGATCAACAGCGTCAACTGGGGGATGGGACTCGCCTCGAGCTCGCTGGTCGGCCAACATCTCGGCGCGAACGAGGTGGAGGAAGCCGGCGCCTACGGCGAGGGGATCGTCCGCCTCTCGACGGTCTGTTACGTCGGGATCGCCGCCGTCGTCCTCGCGTTCGCCGAGCCGATCGCGGGGCTGTTCGTGAGCGAGCCAGCCGAGGTCTCCCTGGCCGCGACGTTCGTCGCGGTCGGCGCCGTCAGCGCAATCGGGCTCGGCGTCGACGGCGCCGCGGCGGGCGCGTTGCTCGGCGCCGGCGACACCCGGCTGCCGCTCGTGGCCTCCCTGATCGGGCGGTACCTCTTTGCGTTACCCGCGGCGGCACTCGGGCTCGTCACCCCGCTCGGCGTCGGGGGACTCTATCTCGCCTTCCTGCTCGAAACGTACGTTCCGGGCGGAATCAACTACTGGCTGTTCCGGCGCGGGCGCTGGAAGGCCGTGAGCCGACGGTATCGGCCCGACGCCGAAGCGGAGTAA
- the hisS gene encoding histidine--tRNA ligase — translation MYDGIKGFRDFYPGEMAARRATIDTIEDAAHRYGFREIGTPALERAEMWTDKSGDEIVEELYAFEDQGGRHVTLTPELTPTVARMVVAKQQELSKPIKWFSTRPFWRYEQVQQGRQREFYQTNVDIFGSSEPEADAEILAWAADALTDLGLTGDHFEFRISHRDILGGVLESYETDVDTTEAIRAVDKSGKISTAEYHDLLVEAGLSYDQAAEFDELIASGDLEDVESFADTERVTAAVENLQHVLGAAEDFGAREYCTISLETARGLDYYTGVVFECFDSTGEVSRSIFGGGRYDDLIESFGGQPTPAVGVAPGHATLALLCQRAGVWPEEEVTTDYYVLQVGDTRAEAARITRELRDRGHVVETDVAGRSFGAQLDYADSINAETVVIVGEQDLANDEVTIKDMESGDQLQTAVEEFPGDRERPTYEDFA, via the coding sequence ATGTACGACGGCATCAAGGGGTTTCGTGACTTCTACCCCGGCGAGATGGCCGCCAGGCGGGCGACCATCGACACGATCGAGGACGCCGCTCACAGGTACGGCTTCCGCGAGATCGGCACCCCCGCACTCGAGCGCGCGGAGATGTGGACCGACAAGAGCGGCGACGAGATCGTCGAGGAGCTGTACGCCTTCGAGGACCAGGGCGGGCGCCACGTCACGCTGACCCCCGAGCTGACGCCGACGGTCGCGCGGATGGTCGTCGCGAAACAGCAGGAGCTCTCGAAACCGATCAAGTGGTTCTCGACGCGCCCGTTCTGGCGCTACGAGCAGGTTCAGCAGGGCCGCCAGCGCGAGTTCTACCAGACCAACGTCGACATCTTCGGCTCCTCGGAGCCCGAGGCCGACGCCGAGATCCTCGCGTGGGCCGCCGACGCCCTGACCGATCTCGGGCTCACCGGCGACCACTTCGAGTTCCGGATCTCCCACCGCGACATTCTCGGTGGTGTGCTCGAGAGCTACGAGACCGACGTCGACACGACCGAGGCGATCCGGGCGGTCGACAAGTCCGGTAAAATCTCCACCGCGGAGTACCACGACCTGCTGGTCGAGGCCGGCCTCTCCTACGACCAGGCCGCCGAGTTCGACGAGCTGATCGCGAGCGGCGACCTCGAGGACGTCGAGTCGTTCGCCGACACCGAGCGCGTGACGGCGGCCGTCGAAAACTTGCAGCACGTCCTCGGGGCGGCCGAGGACTTCGGTGCCCGCGAGTACTGTACGATCTCGCTGGAGACGGCCCGGGGGCTCGACTACTACACCGGCGTCGTCTTCGAGTGTTTCGACTCGACGGGCGAGGTCTCCCGGTCGATCTTCGGCGGCGGGCGCTACGACGACCTCATCGAGAGCTTCGGCGGCCAACCGACCCCCGCGGTCGGGGTCGCGCCCGGCCACGCGACGCTGGCGCTGCTGTGTCAGCGCGCGGGCGTCTGGCCCGAGGAGGAAGTGACCACCGACTACTACGTGCTCCAGGTCGGCGACACCCGCGCCGAGGCCGCCCGGATCACCCGCGAGCTGCGCGACCGGGGCCACGTCGTCGAGACCGACGTCGCCGGTCGCTCCTTCGGCGCCCAGCTCGACTATGCGGACTCGATCAACGCCGAGACGGTCGTCATCGTCGGCGAGCAGGACCTGGCGAACGACGAGGTGACGATCAAAGATATGGAGTCGGGCGACCAGCTCCAGACCGCCGTCGAGGAGTTCCCCGGCGACCGCGAACGTCCGACCTACGAGGACTTCGCGTAG
- a CDS encoding TspO/MBR family protein codes for MPPRIDRTAPETFGDGEWRELGLAVGFCELAGVVPGLLTAKDVDEWYPTLEKPPRTPPGWVFPPVWTVLFATMGVAWHLIRRDRTASPRRKRRAERTFLLQLALNALWSLVFFGRRSTLGGLVVIALLGPAIAVTIAAFARIDRRAALLLVPYLCWVAFATTLNYGLWKRNRGR; via the coding sequence ATGCCTCCGCGCATCGATCGGACCGCTCCCGAGACGTTCGGCGACGGTGAGTGGCGGGAGCTGGGCCTGGCCGTCGGCTTCTGCGAGCTCGCCGGTGTCGTCCCCGGTCTGTTGACCGCCAAGGACGTAGACGAGTGGTACCCGACCCTCGAGAAACCGCCGCGAACGCCGCCGGGCTGGGTGTTTCCGCCCGTCTGGACCGTCCTGTTCGCGACGATGGGGGTCGCGTGGCACCTGATCCGTCGGGACCGAACCGCGAGCCCGAGGCGAAAACGGCGGGCAGAGCGCACGTTCCTCCTGCAGCTCGCGTTGAACGCGCTCTGGTCGCTCGTGTTCTTCGGTCGGCGGTCGACCCTCGGTGGGCTCGTCGTCATCGCGTTGCTCGGACCGGCGATCGCCGTGACGATCGCGGCGTTCGCTCGCATCGATCGCCGGGCGGCGCTGTTGCTGGTGCCGTACCTGTGCTGGGTCGCGTTCGCGACGACGCTGAACTACGGACTCTGGAAACGCAACCGCGGTCGATAG
- a CDS encoding alpha hydrolase: MELGLLYSGGKDSTLAALVLEEFYDVTLVTACFGVSDDWKHARESAENAGFDFERLELGSEVAREAVDRIREDGFPRNGIQHVHQQALERLAEGRFDAIADGTRRDDRVPTVSRAQAQSLEDRHDVDYIAPLSGFGRTAVDRLVEDHLEVTVGPSEAIDRADYEAELRAIIAQEDGPEAIEELFPDHEQTYVTNVR; encoded by the coding sequence ATGGAGCTCGGACTGCTCTACAGCGGGGGCAAGGATTCGACGCTCGCGGCACTCGTCCTCGAGGAGTTTTACGACGTCACGCTCGTAACTGCCTGTTTCGGCGTCAGCGACGACTGGAAACACGCCCGCGAGAGCGCGGAAAACGCTGGATTCGACTTCGAGCGACTCGAACTCGGCTCCGAGGTAGCTCGCGAGGCCGTCGATCGGATCCGCGAGGACGGCTTCCCTCGCAACGGGATTCAACACGTCCACCAGCAGGCCCTCGAGCGCCTCGCCGAGGGACGGTTCGACGCGATCGCCGACGGGACCCGCCGGGACGACCGCGTGCCGACCGTCTCGCGGGCCCAGGCCCAGAGCCTCGAGGACCGCCACGACGTCGACTACATCGCGCCGCTGTCGGGGTTCGGTCGGACGGCAGTCGACCGACTCGTCGAGGACCACCTCGAGGTGACCGTCGGCCCGAGCGAGGCGATCGACCGCGCGGACTACGAGGCGGAGCTGCGGGCGATCATCGCCCAGGAAGACGGCCCCGAAGCCATCGAAGAGCTGTTCCCCGACCACGAGCAGACGTACGTGACGAACGTCCGGTAG
- a CDS encoding DNA-binding protein, translating to MSGSPDEEKLEELRQKKMEQLQERAEGGEADQAGREAAQQQAEAQKKALLRQHLTDDARKRLNTVKMSKEQFGEQVEQQVIALARSGRIQGKIDDEKMKQLLQELKPDSKSFDIKRR from the coding sequence ATGAGCGGCTCACCCGACGAGGAGAAACTCGAGGAGCTCCGACAAAAGAAGATGGAACAGCTTCAGGAGCGTGCCGAAGGCGGCGAGGCCGACCAGGCCGGCCGGGAGGCCGCCCAGCAGCAGGCCGAAGCCCAGAAGAAGGCACTGCTTCGCCAGCACCTGACCGACGACGCCCGGAAGCGGCTCAACACGGTCAAGATGAGCAAGGAACAGTTCGGCGAACAGGTCGAACAGCAGGTGATCGCGCTGGCTCGCAGCGGGCGCATCCAGGGGAAGATCGACGACGAGAAGATGAAACAGCTCCTCCAGGAGCTCAAACCCGACTCGAAGAGCTTCGACATCAAGCGCCGCTGA
- a CDS encoding 30S ribosomal protein S19e, whose protein sequence is MATMYDVPADDLIEALAEDLEDRLDEPDWSQFAKTGVDRELPPEQEDFWATRAASLLRKVADRGPVGVERLSTEYGGAKGGTNRYRVAPDRRTDGSKNVIRTILQQLEEEGLVETAEGEGRRITADGRSLLDDTAGNVLEELDRPELERYA, encoded by the coding sequence ATGGCTACGATGTACGACGTTCCGGCGGACGACCTCATCGAGGCGCTCGCCGAGGACCTCGAGGACCGACTCGACGAACCCGACTGGAGCCAGTTCGCCAAAACTGGCGTCGACCGCGAACTACCTCCCGAGCAGGAGGACTTCTGGGCGACCCGCGCCGCGAGCCTCCTGCGGAAGGTCGCCGACCGCGGCCCCGTCGGCGTCGAACGACTCTCGACGGAGTACGGCGGTGCGAAAGGCGGCACGAACCGCTACCGCGTCGCGCCCGACCGTCGCACCGATGGCTCGAAGAACGTGATCCGCACCATCCTCCAGCAGCTCGAGGAGGAAGGGCTCGTCGAGACCGCCGAGGGCGAGGGACGGCGCATCACCGCCGACGGCCGAAGCCTGCTCGACGACACCGCCGGCAACGTCCTCGAGGAGCTCGACCGTCCGGAGCTCGAGCGCTACGCGTAA
- the thiL gene encoding thiamine-phosphate kinase, which translates to MDERAALALLEGELDPVGDDAAVVDDLVVTTDMLHERTDFPSGTSRYTAGWRSVGASLSDIAAMGATATAAVAAYAAPEFLADELLAFVRGARDVCERVDGEYVGGDLDGHEEFTVATTAIGRTDDPVPRSGARPGDAVCVTGTLGRSAAALELFRRGEREDDADARERANELFRFEPRIAAGRALAPHATAMMDSSDGLARSLHQLAEASDCGFAIDAADVPIDDAVRSLSESEAEALERATTFGEDFELVATVPETSLEAVREAVDVPLSRIGTVVEPADGITLDGEALADRGYTHGEA; encoded by the coding sequence ATGGACGAACGCGCCGCACTGGCGCTGTTGGAGGGGGAACTCGACCCGGTCGGGGACGACGCGGCCGTCGTCGACGACCTTGTCGTGACGACGGATATGCTCCACGAGCGGACGGACTTTCCGTCGGGAACGAGCCGCTACACGGCCGGCTGGCGGTCCGTCGGCGCCTCGCTGTCGGACATCGCCGCGATGGGAGCCACGGCGACGGCCGCGGTCGCCGCCTACGCGGCCCCCGAGTTCCTCGCGGACGAGCTGCTCGCGTTCGTTCGGGGCGCGCGAGACGTCTGCGAACGCGTCGACGGCGAGTACGTCGGCGGCGACCTCGACGGCCACGAGGAGTTTACCGTCGCGACGACCGCGATCGGGCGGACCGACGATCCGGTTCCGCGCAGCGGCGCCCGGCCCGGCGACGCGGTCTGTGTCACCGGCACGCTCGGACGGAGCGCGGCCGCTCTCGAGCTGTTTCGACGGGGCGAGCGCGAGGACGACGCCGACGCCCGCGAACGGGCGAACGAGCTGTTCCGGTTCGAGCCCCGGATCGCGGCTGGTCGGGCGCTCGCACCGCACGCGACGGCGATGATGGACTCCAGCGACGGCCTCGCGCGGTCGCTCCACCAGCTCGCCGAGGCCAGCGACTGTGGCTTCGCGATCGACGCAGCGGACGTGCCGATCGACGACGCCGTGCGATCGCTCTCGGAGAGCGAGGCGGAGGCGCTCGAGCGCGCGACGACGTTCGGCGAGGACTTCGAGCTCGTCGCGACGGTACCCGAGACGTCTCTCGAGGCGGTTCGCGAGGCCGTCGACGTCCCGCTCTCCCGGATCGGAACCGTCGTCGAGCCGGCGGACGGGATCACCCTGGACGGCGAGGCGCTCGCGGACCGGGGGTACACCCACGGCGAGGCCTGA
- a CDS encoding site-2 protease family protein, with the protein MDDVDPSGDGTAGRRTVSLDDGPPLERIESVFAVYETRREDGQLVYYGDPLIAPEPLMRELWPVFREDGYDVELTRRHGEYVLVAEPRSIGIDGIPWTNVLLLLATVVSTLFAGSMWYHIDPFADPLAMVEAWPFMVAILGVLGVHEMGHYVLSRYHGVDASLPYFIPVPTLIGTMGAVIKMKGRMPDRKALFDIGVAGPLAGLVATVVITIVGLHLPPVTAPEDVVADPNAIQIELGYPLLLEGLAAAFDQPLYRDDPAMAVNPVVIGGWVGMFVTFLNLIPVGQLDGGHILRAMAGQLQETIAALVPGALFGLAAYLYYVSGHSGNSVFIWVFWGIFTAVLASVGPARPMQDERLGAGRFLLGVVTFVLGALCFMPVPIAIVQ; encoded by the coding sequence ATGGACGACGTCGATCCGTCCGGCGACGGGACCGCGGGCCGCCGGACCGTTTCCCTCGACGACGGGCCGCCGCTTGAGCGCATCGAGTCGGTGTTTGCGGTCTACGAAACCCGACGGGAGGACGGCCAGCTCGTCTACTACGGCGATCCGCTGATCGCTCCCGAACCGCTGATGCGGGAGCTATGGCCGGTATTTCGCGAGGACGGGTACGACGTCGAGCTGACGCGGCGCCACGGCGAGTACGTCCTCGTCGCCGAACCCCGGTCGATCGGGATCGACGGTATCCCCTGGACGAACGTCCTCCTGTTGCTCGCGACGGTCGTCTCGACGCTGTTCGCCGGGTCGATGTGGTACCACATCGATCCGTTCGCCGATCCGCTGGCGATGGTCGAGGCCTGGCCGTTCATGGTCGCGATCCTGGGCGTCCTCGGGGTCCACGAGATGGGCCACTACGTGCTGAGCCGCTACCACGGAGTCGACGCCTCCCTGCCCTACTTCATTCCGGTGCCGACGCTGATCGGGACGATGGGCGCCGTGATCAAGATGAAAGGGCGGATGCCCGACCGGAAGGCGTTGTTCGACATCGGCGTCGCCGGCCCGCTGGCGGGCCTGGTCGCAACGGTCGTCATCACGATCGTCGGGCTCCATCTGCCGCCCGTCACCGCTCCCGAGGACGTCGTCGCGGATCCGAACGCGATCCAGATCGAGCTCGGCTACCCGCTGTTGCTCGAGGGGCTCGCGGCCGCCTTCGACCAGCCCCTCTACCGGGACGATCCGGCGATGGCCGTCAACCCCGTCGTCATCGGCGGCTGGGTCGGGATGTTCGTCACTTTCCTCAATCTGATCCCGGTCGGCCAGCTCGACGGCGGCCACATTCTCCGGGCGATGGCGGGACAGCTCCAGGAGACGATCGCGGCGCTCGTGCCGGGCGCGCTGTTCGGGCTCGCGGCGTACCTCTACTACGTGAGCGGCCACAGCGGCAACTCGGTGTTCATCTGGGTGTTCTGGGGGATCTTCACCGCGGTGCTCGCATCGGTCGGCCCGGCCCGCCCGATGCAGGACGAACGGCTCGGCGCCGGGCGATTCCTGCTCGGAGTCGTCACGTTCGTCCTCGGCGCGCTGTGTTTCATGCCGGTTCCGATCGCGATCGTCCAGTGA
- a CDS encoding DUF7123 family protein → MSTTAQPSTESKERRLKNYLREQAEDGELYFKGKFIADDVDMSPKEIGALMVKLSDSASDLEVEKWSYTSATTWRVEAV, encoded by the coding sequence ATGAGCACGACAGCCCAACCCTCCACGGAAAGCAAAGAACGGCGGCTCAAGAACTACCTGCGCGAACAGGCTGAAGACGGGGAACTATACTTCAAGGGGAAGTTCATCGCGGACGACGTCGACATGTCCCCGAAGGAGATCGGCGCGTTGATGGTCAAACTCTCCGACTCCGCGAGCGACCTTGAGGTCGAGAAGTGGTCGTACACGAGCGCGACGACCTGGCGCGTGGAAGCCGTCTGA
- a CDS encoding molybdopterin synthase, with translation MYVLGCLNRGASDERLDRVVDRVVDRLSREGRVGVVRYDATIADGTQESLTIGGDVTYGLGADGDWTASGTGLSVAGALESLATDCEYAVVVGVPRLRYPTLVVGDSPDDAGNVLATVSGPGDLEEQALVEALEDEEPYETLESLVARVKRSPRADRAGAIATFTGRVRAKDEPDDTRTEYLEFEKYEGVAEQRMAALESDLKDREGVFDVELYHRTGVVADGEDIVFVVVLAGHREEAFRTVEDGINRLKDEVPLFKKEVTVEDEFWVHEQA, from the coding sequence ATGTACGTACTCGGCTGTCTGAACCGCGGGGCGAGCGACGAACGGCTCGACCGCGTCGTCGACCGCGTCGTCGATCGGCTCTCTCGGGAGGGACGTGTCGGCGTCGTCCGGTACGACGCGACGATCGCCGACGGCACCCAGGAGTCGCTGACGATCGGCGGCGACGTCACGTACGGACTCGGCGCCGACGGCGACTGGACCGCCTCGGGAACCGGACTGTCGGTCGCCGGCGCCCTGGAATCGCTCGCAACCGACTGCGAGTACGCCGTCGTCGTCGGCGTCCCCCGTCTCCGGTATCCGACGCTCGTCGTCGGCGACTCGCCCGACGACGCCGGGAACGTCCTCGCGACCGTCTCCGGTCCCGGCGATCTCGAGGAGCAAGCCCTCGTCGAGGCTCTCGAGGACGAGGAACCCTACGAGACCCTCGAGTCGCTCGTCGCGCGGGTCAAACGCTCGCCGCGGGCCGACCGCGCGGGTGCGATCGCGACCTTTACCGGCCGGGTGCGGGCGAAGGACGAGCCCGACGACACCCGTACCGAGTACCTCGAGTTCGAGAAATACGAGGGAGTCGCCGAACAGCGAATGGCTGCCCTGGAGAGCGACCTCAAGGACAGAGAGGGCGTGTTCGACGTCGAACTCTACCACCGGACTGGTGTCGTCGCGGACGGCGAGGACATCGTCTTCGTCGTCGTCCTCGCGGGCCACCGCGAGGAAGCGTTCCGAACGGTCGAGGACGGGATCAACCGTCTCAAGGACGAGGTTCCCCTGTTCAAGAAGGAAGTGACCGTCGAGGACGAGTTCTGGGTCCACGAGCAGGCCTGA
- a CDS encoding CapA family protein, whose amino-acid sequence MTIRIGFTGDVMLGRVVDDRQQRRPVDAVWGNVLDRLRELDGLVINLECVLSKRGTKWRRTRRPFHFRADPDWAVPALERAGVDCCTLANNHVLDYEETALCDTLDRLDEARIARTGAGETIEDALEPAVVSTDGLEVAVVSLTDNTPEYAAEEDSPGTAWIEIDHEDAATRRRVREALEDARRVEPDLLVASLHWGPNMVTEPPASFREFGRWLIEAGVDVVHGHSAHVFQGIELHEGRPILYDTGDFVDDYAVDPELRNDRSFLFVLELGDDGELLELRLYPTEIEDCAVHEASPEAADWSRDRMRELSDPFGTAFERDEAALVLSLGD is encoded by the coding sequence ATGACCATCCGAATCGGATTCACCGGCGACGTCATGCTCGGCCGGGTCGTCGATGACCGCCAGCAGCGCCGTCCCGTCGACGCGGTGTGGGGGAACGTCCTCGATCGGTTACGGGAGCTCGACGGCCTGGTGATCAATCTCGAATGCGTCCTCTCGAAACGCGGGACGAAATGGCGACGCACGCGCCGACCGTTTCATTTCCGTGCGGATCCCGACTGGGCCGTCCCGGCCCTCGAGCGCGCGGGCGTCGACTGCTGTACGCTGGCGAACAACCACGTACTCGACTACGAGGAGACCGCACTGTGCGATACCCTCGATCGTCTCGACGAGGCGCGGATCGCCCGGACAGGTGCGGGTGAAACGATCGAGGACGCCCTCGAGCCCGCGGTCGTCTCGACGGACGGGCTCGAGGTCGCGGTCGTCTCGTTGACCGACAACACCCCCGAGTACGCGGCCGAGGAGGACTCTCCCGGAACCGCCTGGATCGAGATCGACCACGAGGACGCGGCGACGAGACGGCGCGTCCGCGAGGCGCTTGAGGACGCCCGCAGGGTGGAGCCGGACCTGCTTGTCGCCTCGCTACACTGGGGGCCGAACATGGTCACGGAGCCGCCCGCGTCGTTCCGCGAGTTCGGTCGCTGGCTGATCGAGGCGGGCGTCGACGTCGTCCACGGCCACAGCGCCCACGTCTTCCAGGGGATCGAACTCCACGAGGGTCGTCCGATCCTCTACGACACGGGCGACTTCGTCGACGACTACGCGGTCGATCCGGAGCTTCGCAACGATCGGAGCTTCCTGTTCGTACTGGAGCTGGGTGACGACGGGGAGCTGCTCGAGCTTCGCCTCTACCCGACCGAAATCGAGGACTGTGCGGTCCACGAGGCGAGCCCCGAGGCCGCCGACTGGTCCCGCGATCGGATGCGGGAGCTGTCGGACCCGTTCGGAACCGCGTTCGAACGGGACGAGGCTGCGCTGGTCCTGTCGCTCGGGGACTGA
- the pyrH gene encoding UMP kinase, with amino-acid sequence MKVVVSIGGSVLVPEPGADRVAEHAAVIDDLVGDGCRVGTVVGGGGVAREYIGAARELGANEIELDKLGIDVTRLNARLLIAALGEDAVTAPAEDYEEAGEALRRGDVSVMGGVAPAQTTDAVGAAFAEYVDADLLVYATSVPGVYSDDPNEVDDATKYDSLSATELVDVIAGLEMNAGSSAPVDLLAAKIIERSGMRTIVLDGTDPDRISRAVRHGDHEGTDVVPDGVGEEPTYWANGER; translated from the coding sequence ATGAAAGTGGTCGTTTCTATCGGCGGGAGTGTACTCGTCCCCGAGCCCGGGGCCGATCGGGTTGCCGAGCACGCCGCGGTTATCGATGACCTGGTCGGGGACGGCTGCCGGGTCGGGACCGTCGTCGGGGGTGGCGGCGTCGCCCGCGAGTACATCGGCGCCGCCCGCGAACTGGGAGCCAACGAGATCGAACTCGACAAGCTGGGGATCGACGTCACCCGGCTCAACGCGCGCTTGCTCATCGCCGCGCTCGGCGAGGACGCCGTCACCGCGCCGGCCGAGGACTACGAGGAGGCCGGCGAGGCGCTGCGACGGGGCGACGTCTCGGTGATGGGCGGGGTCGCCCCGGCCCAGACGACCGACGCCGTCGGCGCCGCCTTCGCGGAGTACGTCGACGCCGACCTGCTCGTCTACGCGACCAGCGTCCCCGGGGTCTACAGCGACGACCCCAACGAGGTCGACGACGCGACGAAGTACGACTCCCTCTCGGCGACGGAGCTGGTCGACGTCATCGCCGGCCTGGAGATGAACGCCGGCTCCTCGGCGCCCGTCGACCTGCTTGCGGCCAAGATCATCGAGCGCTCCGGGATGCGGACGATCGTCCTCGACGGCACCGACCCCGACCGGATCTCGCGGGCGGTCCGTCACGGCGACCACGAGGGAACCGACGTCGTCCCCGACGGCGTCGGCGAGGAACCGACCTACTGGGCGAACGGGGAACGATGA